A single genomic interval of Amblyomma americanum isolate KBUSLIRL-KWMA chromosome 11, ASM5285725v1, whole genome shotgun sequence harbors:
- the LOC144111079 gene encoding uncharacterized protein LOC144111079, with the protein MSGENMSQQLHQSPHCHRSFTKKNRQEQHLPTQSDDCPSKCNHYASSFAQKVTLMDHPHTNTGGRPYMCDHCDSSFSRKGHLEEHLRTHTGERPYKCDHCESSFSRKGHLKTHLRTHTGERPYNCDHCGNSFAQKESLVVHLRNHTGILTDGEKTRPVNCQHNLNGLTG; encoded by the exons ATGTCTGGGGAGAACATGAGtcagcagctgcaccagtccCCCCACTGCCATCGGAGCTTCACGAAGAAAAACCGCCAAGAGCAGCACCTTCCCACCCAATCGGATGACTGTCCCTCCAAGTGTAACCATTACgcaagcagctttgctcaaaaggtcACCCTGATGGACCACCCACATACGAACACTGGTGGGCGTCCATACatgtgtgaccactgtgacagcagcttttctcgaaagggccacctggaggaacaccttcgcacccatacgggtgagcgtccatacaagtgtgaccactgtgagagcagcttttctcgaaagggccacctgaagacacaccttcgcacccacacgggtgagcgtccatacaactgtgaccactgtgggaacagctttgctcaaaaggagTCATTGGTGGTACACCTTCGAAACCACACGG GTATCCTAACTGATGGTGAAAAGACGAGGCCTGTGAATTGCCAGCATAATCTTAATGGACTCACTGGTTGA
- the LOC144109658 gene encoding uncharacterized protein LOC144109658 — protein sequence MSQQLHQSPHCNRSFTKKNSQEQHLLTQSDDRPSKCNRYASSFAQKVTLMDHPHTNTGGRPYKCDHCDSTFTLKSTLRIHLRTHTGERPYKCDHCGSSFANTGTLVHHFRTHTGERPYNCDHCDSSFSRKGHLEEHLRTHTGERPYKCDHCESSFTQRSKLNRHLHTHTGERPYKCDHCESSFALKSILIGHLRTHTGERPFRCDHCDSSFSRKGHLEKHLRTHTGERPYKCDHCNSSFAQKSSLVQHLRTHTGERPYNCDHCGNSFAQKDTLVVHLRTHTGERPFQCQLCPMAFKKSTALARHVRAHKSERPYQCQFCTMTFKEKEHLKRHENNKHTSKTTVPQSFDSFSQHCPVITDPKLGRPPVANTSKQMYQSAHCSRSFMKKSPTEPHLLTQTGGHQLQCDHCGKSFARKCDFMRHIRTHTGERQHKCNHCRSSFSQKQILVAHVHPHTGERPYKCQLCPMAFAPNATLARHV from the exons ATGAGTCAGCAGCTACACCAGTCCCCCCACTGCAATCGGAGCTTCACGAAGAAAAACAGCCAGGAGCAGCACCTTCTCACCCAATCGGATGACCGTCCCTCCAAGTGTAACCGTTACgcaagcagctttgctcaaaaggtcACCCTGATGGACCACCCACATACGAACACTGgtgggcgtccatacaagtgtgaccactgtgacagcaccTTTACTCTCAAGAGCACTCTGAGGAtccaccttcgtacccacacgggtgaacgtccatacaagtgtgaccactgtggcagcagctttgcTAATACTGGCACCCTGGTGCACCACTttcgcacccatacgggtgagcgtccatacaattgtgaccactgtgacagcagcttttctcgaaagggccacctggaggaacaccttcgcacccatacgggtgagcgtccatacaagtgtgaccactgtgagagCAGCTTTACTCAAAGGTCCAAACTGAACAGACACCTTCACACCCACacaggtgagcgtccatacaagtgtgaccactgtgaaaGCAGCTTTGCTCTCAAGAGCATCCTGATAGgccaccttcgtacccacacgggcgagcgtccattcaggtgtgaccactgtgacagcagcttttctcgaAAGGGCCACCTGGAGAAACACCTTCGCACCCATACTGGTGAGCGTCCATATAAATGTGACCACTGtaacagcagctttgctcaaaagtcCAGCCTggtgcaacaccttcgtacccacacgggtgagcgtccatacaactgtgaccactgtgggaacagctttgctcaaaaggatACATTGGTGGTACACCTTCGAACCCACACGGGTGAGAGACCATTCCAGtgccagctctgccccatggcCTTTAAAAAGAGTACAGCCCTTGCTAGGCATGTGCGAGCCCATAAGAGTGAAAGACCTTATCAGTGTCAGTTCTGCACAATGACGTTTAAAGAAAAAGAGCATTTGAAACGCCATGAAAATAACAAACACACTTCAAAAACCACAGTTCCTCAAAGTTTTGATAGCTTTTCCCAGCATT GCCCTGTCATAACTGATCCCAAGCTCGGACGGCCGCCTGTGGCAAATACGAGCAAGCAGATGTACCAGTCGGCCCACTGCAGTCGGAGCTTCATGAAGAAAAGCCCCACAGAGCCGCATCTTCTCACTCAAACGGGTGGCCATCAGTTGCAGTGTGACCACTGTGGAAAGAGCTTTGCACGGAAATGTGACTTCATGAGACACATTCGTACCCATACTGGTGAGCGTCAACACAAGTGTAACCATTGCAGGAGCAGCTTTTCTCAGAAGCAAATCCTGGTGGCACACGTTCACCCCCACACTGGTGAGCGTCCGTACAAGTGCCAGCTTTGCCCCATGGCTTTTGCACCGAATGCAACCCTTGCAAGGCATGTGTGA